In Microbacterium pumilum, the following proteins share a genomic window:
- a CDS encoding CocE/NonD family hydrolase translates to MTTLRQRLTRSIDARTRKGVDLGPYEITIERDLRVPMDDGIELLADLIRPIGATVPSLPTILIRGPYGRRGLLAGSARALAYEGFTVLFQSCRGTWGSQGLFTPQIDEQRDGMTTIRWVRAQPWFTGRLAMYGQSYMGYTQWAVAGRMQREDPQNAPEALVLVTTMPDFGAITWDNGAFALRNALGWSRMMHRMRRGGIALIAMALPDRKLDKAFDVLPLSAGDSAATGEQIHWYQDWTRYESLDEEYWTQQSHTASVPDVAAPVSMITGWYDIFLPWQLDDFAQLVAAGRAPRIIIGPWGHVSPGMGEPAHTETIAFLKETFVGAPGARSTPVRAFETGADIWHDLERWPPAGSAAEDWNLHKGGTLATDAATGGTTTYTYDPGDPTPAVGGPSLLPKTEPVDNSDHEARSDVAVFRSATLAEPLEIAGHPVAHIRMRSSAPSYDVFVRITDVHPDGKSMTVCDGIRRIGTVGTADTDPAPDAEGFREVEVRLWPAFHRFAAGHAVGIQVSSGAHPRYARNPGSAEPAFGASVTQVAAQEISHESAQASRIELPVWHR, encoded by the coding sequence ATGACCACGCTGCGCCAGCGTCTCACGCGTTCGATCGACGCACGCACTCGCAAAGGTGTCGACCTCGGTCCGTACGAGATCACGATCGAGCGCGACCTGCGCGTGCCGATGGATGACGGTATCGAGCTGCTCGCCGACCTCATCCGCCCCATCGGCGCCACGGTGCCGTCGCTGCCGACCATCCTCATCCGAGGCCCGTACGGGCGCCGCGGGCTCTTGGCCGGGTCTGCGCGGGCGCTTGCGTACGAGGGCTTCACCGTGCTCTTCCAGAGCTGCCGCGGCACCTGGGGATCGCAGGGGCTGTTCACCCCGCAGATCGATGAGCAGCGCGACGGGATGACGACGATCCGCTGGGTTCGCGCGCAGCCGTGGTTCACGGGGCGTCTGGCCATGTACGGCCAGAGCTACATGGGCTACACGCAATGGGCGGTCGCCGGTCGCATGCAGCGTGAGGATCCGCAGAACGCCCCCGAGGCGCTCGTGCTCGTGACGACGATGCCCGACTTCGGCGCGATCACCTGGGACAACGGGGCGTTCGCACTGCGCAACGCACTCGGCTGGAGCCGGATGATGCATCGCATGCGTCGCGGCGGCATCGCGCTCATCGCCATGGCCCTGCCGGACCGAAAGCTCGACAAGGCGTTCGACGTGCTGCCGCTGAGCGCGGGCGACTCCGCCGCAACGGGTGAGCAGATCCACTGGTACCAGGACTGGACGCGCTACGAAAGCCTCGACGAGGAGTACTGGACCCAGCAGTCCCACACCGCGTCCGTGCCGGATGTCGCAGCCCCGGTCTCGATGATCACGGGGTGGTACGACATCTTCCTGCCGTGGCAGCTCGACGACTTCGCGCAGCTGGTCGCGGCGGGCCGCGCGCCGCGGATCATCATCGGACCGTGGGGACACGTGTCGCCGGGCATGGGTGAACCTGCGCACACCGAGACGATCGCCTTCCTCAAAGAGACCTTCGTCGGCGCTCCCGGTGCGCGTTCGACCCCCGTGCGTGCATTCGAGACCGGGGCGGACATCTGGCACGACCTCGAGAGGTGGCCGCCGGCCGGCTCGGCGGCGGAGGACTGGAACCTTCACAAGGGAGGGACGCTCGCAACGGATGCCGCAACCGGCGGCACGACCACCTACACGTACGATCCGGGTGACCCGACCCCGGCCGTGGGTGGTCCGAGCCTGCTGCCCAAGACCGAACCCGTCGACAACAGCGACCACGAGGCGCGCTCTGACGTCGCGGTGTTCCGCAGTGCGACGCTGGCCGAACCGCTGGAGATCGCGGGCCACCCCGTGGCGCATATCCGCATGCGCTCGTCGGCACCGAGCTACGACGTGTTCGTGCGGATCACCGATGTGCACCCCGACGGGAAGTCGATGACGGTCTGCGACGGCATCCGGCGCATCGGCACGGTCGGTACCGCCGACACGGATCCGGCGCCCGACGCCGAGGGATTCCGCGAGGTCGAGGTACGGCTCTGGCCCGCATTCCACCGCTTCGCGGCGGGGCACGCGGTCGGCATCCAGGTCAGCTCGGGCGCGCATCCGAGATATGCGCGCAACCCTGGGTCCGCAGAGCCGGCCTTCGGCGCATCCGTGACACAGGTCGCGGCGCAGGAGATCTCGCACGAAAGCGCCCAGGCCTCGCGCATCGAGCTGCCGGTGTGGCACCGATGA
- a CDS encoding MarR family winged helix-turn-helix transcriptional regulator translates to MSADADRGESADLTASAGVAFDSARLASVISPLRRVLLASVRAAERLPEIPDAQIEVVRALPRGVVSSPGELAERLGLSRPTVSNLLTTMEARGLIARRPAADDRRRVEVLASARALALFERFDEASAELVGEATASLTDADRGALAAAVPALEHLRDALATRHPKSESPHTRKEAE, encoded by the coding sequence ATGAGCGCCGACGCAGACCGCGGCGAGAGCGCGGACCTGACCGCGAGTGCGGGCGTCGCCTTCGACTCCGCCCGCCTCGCCTCGGTCATCTCTCCGCTGCGGCGAGTACTGCTTGCGAGCGTCAGGGCCGCCGAGCGCCTGCCCGAGATCCCTGACGCTCAGATCGAGGTGGTGCGGGCATTGCCGCGCGGAGTCGTCTCGTCTCCGGGGGAATTGGCCGAGCGGCTCGGCCTCAGCCGCCCCACGGTGAGCAACCTGCTCACCACCATGGAGGCGCGCGGCCTCATCGCGAGGCGCCCCGCGGCAGACGACCGCCGGCGGGTCGAGGTGCTCGCCTCGGCGAGGGCGCTGGCGCTGTTCGAGCGATTCGACGAGGCGAGCGCCGAGCTCGTCGGCGAGGCCACGGCATCCCTCACCGATGCAGACCGCGGCGCGCTCGCGGCGGCCGTTCCGGCCCTGGAGCACCTGCGCGACGCCCTCGCCACACGGCATCCGAAATCCGAATCCCCCCATACCCGCAAGGAGGCGGAATGA